One window of the Clostridium sp. MB40-C1 genome contains the following:
- the cobO gene encoding cob(I)yrinic acid a,c-diamide adenosyltransferase, translating into MENNRGYIHIYTGNGKGKTTAALGLSLRAVCSGKKVFFGQFLKGMKYSELDVVKYLPDFTMKQYGAKGFICRKPSQEDVESARKGILEIKEVLIKGEYDVVVLDELNIALYYNLFSVEEVIDILERRKNNVEVVITGRYAPEKLINKADLVTEMREVKHYYKEGVEARIGIEK; encoded by the coding sequence ATGGAAAACAATAGAGGGTATATACATATTTATACAGGAAATGGGAAAGGAAAGACAACAGCTGCACTTGGGTTATCTTTAAGAGCTGTATGCTCTGGAAAAAAAGTTTTTTTTGGACAATTTTTAAAAGGTATGAAATATAGTGAGCTTGATGTGGTGAAATATTTGCCTGATTTTACAATGAAACAATATGGTGCAAAAGGATTTATATGTAGAAAGCCATCACAAGAGGATGTAGAAAGCGCAAGAAAAGGTATTTTAGAAATTAAGGAAGTTTTGATTAAAGGAGAGTATGATGTAGTTGTATTGGATGAATTAAATATAGCATTGTATTATAATCTTTTTAGTGTAGAAGAAGTTATAGACATTTTAGAGAGAAGAAAAAATAATGTAGAAGTTGTTATTACAGGGAGATATGCACCTGAAAAACTAATAAACAAGGCAGATTTAGTGACAGAGATGAGAGAAGTAAAACATTATTATAAAGAAGGTGTTGAAGCAAGAATAGGTATAGAAAAATAG
- a CDS encoding L,D-transpeptidase family protein — translation MGKKIIKSNFLKLLLILAFILIMEVILIFTGYKKNNINTSFFKITDYNSKKPIVILINICDNTLNVLQDGNIIKAYTIASGKPSTPSPIGTWKIINKGSWGEGFGGRWMGLNVPWGKYGIHGTTRPNSIGWASSHGCIRMRNKDIESLYKITHIGTKVIIWGGNYGNFGSHLRTIKPGMRGSDIYEIQKILKGKGYYKATPDGIYGEYLKNTVHKFQRDNKLPISDTINHTFYKKLGIELTD, via the coding sequence GTGGGTAAAAAAATTATTAAATCTAATTTCTTGAAACTTTTATTAATATTAGCATTTATACTTATAATGGAAGTCATATTAATATTCACAGGCTATAAAAAAAATAATATTAATACAAGTTTTTTCAAAATTACGGATTATAATTCTAAAAAACCTATAGTAATACTAATAAATATTTGTGATAATACTTTAAATGTATTACAAGATGGAAATATAATCAAAGCTTATACTATTGCTAGTGGAAAACCTTCTACTCCTTCCCCTATAGGAACTTGGAAGATAATTAATAAAGGTTCTTGGGGTGAAGGTTTTGGAGGGAGATGGATGGGGCTTAATGTTCCCTGGGGGAAATATGGTATACATGGTACAACCCGCCCTAATTCTATAGGGTGGGCTTCTTCTCATGGATGTATTAGAATGCGAAATAAAGATATAGAGTCTTTATATAAAATAACCCACATCGGAACAAAGGTAATTATTTGGGGTGGTAATTATGGAAATTTTGGTTCACACCTTAGAACTATAAAACCTGGAATGAGAGGTTCTGATATATATGAAATTCAAAAAATTCTTAAAGGCAAAGGTTACTACAAAGCAACTCCTGATGGTATTTATGGAGAATATCTAAAAAATACAGTTCATAAATTTCAAAGAGATAATAAACTTCCTATTAGTGATACAATAAATCATACTTTCTATAAAAAACTAGGCATAGAGCTTACAGATTAG
- a CDS encoding DUF4912 domain-containing protein encodes MSFYDKSSIVLMVQNPYTVFCYYNISDSDIKKIQNLYGKDSWETSKPILKVYEICDNTEEDISTIYLDPFADNWYVNLNKDDMKIKVEIGRILDEKDEIILAVSNVVKTPKGKESENSQVLYIDTSL; translated from the coding sequence ATGAGTTTTTATGATAAATCATCAATAGTTTTAATGGTGCAGAATCCTTATACAGTTTTTTGCTATTATAATATTTCTGATTCAGATATAAAAAAGATTCAAAATCTATATGGCAAAGATTCATGGGAAACTTCAAAGCCTATTTTAAAGGTATATGAAATTTGTGACAATACAGAAGAAGACATTAGCACTATTTATTTAGATCCTTTTGCTGATAATTGGTATGTAAATTTAAACAAAGATGACATGAAAATAAAGGTTGAAATTGGAAGGATTTTAGATGAGAAAGATGAGATTATTTTAGCGGTTTCTAATGTTGTAAAAACTCCAAAAGGTAAGGAATCAGAAAATAGTCAGGTTCTTTATATTGATACAAGCCTATAG
- a CDS encoding glycoside hydrolase family 57 protein, which yields MEKGYVSLILHSHLPYVRHPEAEDALEERWFFEAINECYIPLINVYDNLLKDKIDFKITMSITPPLMSMLEDEYLNKRYLAYIKSCIELSGKEVIRTKREKKLNKVAVFYNKRFKKTLSTYKKYGCRLMNAFKKFDRSGHLEIITCSATHALLPLLTVNPEAVRAQISAAVQSYTECIGHKPEGIWLPECAYCSELDDILKENGLKYFILEDKGVLNASPRPLYKTYAPICTSNGICAFGRDMESSKQVWSSYMGYPGDVNYREFYRDLGYDAPMEYIAPYINRSGIRVDTGIKYYRITGNTEQKEYYNREEALNKAKEHGKHFSKGRNELINLISKDMEVPPIIICPYDTELFGHWWFEGPDFIEEFMRQASKKTNDFKLTTPLEYINKNSIIQCCSPAASSWGENSDYSVWLNQSNHWIYRRLHECEQLMIKLANSNKKPRIIKKRALNQAARELMLAESSDWPFIIKNNTTVEYAIRRVNTHVDRFRKLYSDITKNKIDNEWLSKIEQLDNIFPSIDYKIYK from the coding sequence ATGGAAAAAGGATATGTTTCACTAATTCTTCATAGTCATCTACCTTATGTAAGACATCCTGAGGCAGAAGATGCACTTGAGGAAAGGTGGTTTTTTGAAGCAATAAATGAATGCTATATACCTCTTATAAATGTTTATGACAATCTGCTGAAAGATAAAATAGATTTTAAGATTACAATGTCTATAACGCCACCGCTTATGTCTATGCTTGAAGATGAGTACTTAAATAAAAGATATCTTGCTTACATAAAATCATGTATAGAACTTTCAGGAAAAGAAGTAATAAGAACAAAAAGAGAGAAAAAATTGAATAAAGTTGCAGTTTTTTATAATAAAAGATTTAAAAAGACTTTAAGTACATATAAAAAATATGGTTGTAGATTGATGAATGCATTTAAAAAATTTGATAGAAGTGGACATCTTGAAATTATAACTTGTTCAGCAACTCATGCACTGCTTCCTTTGTTAACAGTAAACCCGGAAGCTGTACGAGCTCAAATATCTGCAGCAGTTCAGTCCTACACAGAATGTATAGGTCATAAACCAGAAGGAATATGGCTTCCAGAATGTGCTTATTGTAGTGAGCTTGATGATATATTAAAGGAGAATGGATTAAAATATTTTATTTTAGAAGATAAGGGAGTTTTAAATGCTTCGCCTAGACCTTTATATAAAACTTATGCTCCAATATGCACTTCTAATGGAATATGTGCTTTTGGAAGGGACATGGAATCTTCAAAGCAAGTTTGGAGCAGCTATATGGGGTATCCTGGAGATGTAAACTATAGGGAATTTTATAGGGATTTAGGTTATGATGCTCCTATGGAATATATAGCTCCTTATATAAATAGGTCGGGCATAAGAGTTGATACAGGCATTAAGTATTATAGAATAACAGGTAATACAGAGCAGAAAGAGTATTATAATAGAGAAGAAGCTTTAAATAAAGCAAAAGAGCATGGAAAACATTTTTCTAAAGGAAGAAATGAGTTAATAAATTTGATTAGTAAAGATATGGAGGTACCTCCTATAATAATATGTCCTTATGACACTGAATTATTTGGACATTGGTGGTTTGAAGGACCAGATTTTATAGAAGAATTTATGAGACAAGCAAGCAAAAAAACTAATGATTTTAAATTAACTACTCCTTTAGAGTATATAAATAAAAATTCAATTATTCAGTGTTGTAGTCCAGCTGCTTCTAGTTGGGGAGAAAATAGTGATTATTCTGTATGGCTAAATCAATCAAATCATTGGATATATAGGAGATTACATGAATGTGAACAGTTAATGATAAAGCTTGCTAATAGTAATAAAAAACCGCGTATTATCAAAAAAAGAGCTTTAAACCAGGCAGCAAGAGAACTTATGTTAGCAGAATCTTCTGATTGGCCTTTTATAATTAAAAATAATACTACTGTAGAATATGCAATAAGAAGAGTTAATACTCATGTAGATAGATTTAGAAAGCTTTATTCGGATATAACTAAGAATAAAATAGATAATGAATGGCTTTCAAAAATAGAGCAGCTAGATAATATATTTCCTTCTATAGACTATAAAATTTATAAATGA
- a CDS encoding pitrilysin family protein has product MNKNIFDLKKHRLTNGLTIVTIKKDTQLAALNVGIEIGSMYEKTSEKGISHFVEHMLFKGTKSRTNEKLNEELEQRAGEYNAYTDYDCTVYSMTVLKEELEASIELVSDMIQNSVFPKEEIEKERGVILSEIRTSKDDVEDYSYKKTMECAFKKSSIRIETIGTKNTVKRFRREDLINFYNTYYVPNNACITLVSAYSHEEAFKLIEKYFKDWKNKEFRKEKVIVENNIPIKKVSYKQDIEQSTILYLYTFHNLNKEEELALRILNYKFGESANSVLFRRLREEKGLAYDIYSEMDLDKYVKILTIYTGVNDEDVNEALDTINKSIEDIKNEKIVVDEKSVMLMKKVLKTAVASTLEDSTQISDYILHQIIDKKDIYEFIDDMKEMEKLESKHIYEVARKVFKNPTIHILLSEKSEE; this is encoded by the coding sequence ATGAATAAAAACATTTTTGATTTAAAGAAGCATAGGTTGACCAATGGATTAACTATTGTGACAATAAAAAAAGATACCCAGTTGGCTGCTTTAAATGTAGGTATAGAAATAGGTTCTATGTATGAAAAAACTAGTGAAAAAGGTATTTCTCATTTTGTAGAACATATGTTATTTAAGGGAACAAAAAGTAGAACAAATGAAAAATTAAATGAAGAGCTAGAGCAAAGAGCAGGGGAGTATAATGCTTATACAGATTATGATTGTACTGTTTATAGTATGACTGTTTTAAAAGAGGAGTTAGAAGCTTCAATAGAATTAGTAAGTGATATGATTCAAAATTCAGTTTTCCCAAAAGAAGAAATTGAAAAAGAAAGAGGAGTAATTTTATCAGAAATAAGGACAAGCAAAGATGATGTAGAAGACTATAGTTATAAAAAGACTATGGAATGTGCGTTTAAAAAGAGTTCAATTAGAATTGAAACTATAGGGACTAAGAATACTGTGAAGAGATTCAGAAGGGAAGATTTAATAAATTTTTATAATACTTATTATGTACCTAATAATGCTTGTATAACTTTAGTTTCGGCTTATTCTCATGAAGAAGCATTTAAATTAATAGAAAAGTATTTTAAAGATTGGAAGAATAAAGAGTTTAGAAAAGAAAAAGTGATAGTAGAAAATAATATACCTATTAAAAAGGTTTCATATAAGCAGGATATAGAACAAAGCACTATATTATATTTATATACTTTTCACAATTTAAATAAAGAAGAAGAATTAGCCCTTAGAATTCTTAATTATAAATTTGGAGAAAGTGCGAATTCAGTGCTCTTCAGAAGATTAAGAGAAGAAAAAGGTTTAGCATATGATATTTATTCTGAGATGGACTTGGATAAGTATGTTAAGATACTTACTATATATACAGGGGTTAATGATGAAGATGTTAATGAAGCATTAGATACAATAAATAAATCGATAGAAGATATAAAAAATGAAAAAATAGTTGTAGATGAAAAAAGTGTAATGCTTATGAAAAAGGTATTAAAAACAGCTGTAGCAAGTACATTAGAAGATTCTACGCAGATAAGCGACTATATACTTCATCAAATTATAGATAAAAAAGACATATATGAATTTATTGATGATATGAAGGAAATGGAAAAATTAGAAAGTAAGCATATATATGAAGTTGCAAGAAAGGTGTTCAAAAATCCAACTATACACATTTTATTATCCGAAAAGAGTGAGGAATAA
- the recX gene encoding recombination regulator RecX, with product MKKVITKIEIQKKDKNRVNVFLNEEFAFACSTELIYCHRLEKGREIDVNVLKEIIEEDNYIKAKNSALRFIEKNYKTENEVFAKLTKLEYNSKTSSRVIKFLKEYGFVDDIRYTDMFIREKIKSWGKSKIEYMLIKKGIPQEIINEALDKVTYDSQLEIAEKLGEKKYYIIIKSEKDEKKIYNKISNYLLSKGYDYSIINSVLKKIIQLYEVTKSQNKELTQKYDIDDIDELRNTAMKRYNIIIKSEKDNVKIYRKLGQYLLRRGYQWEEIKRVLKELIED from the coding sequence ATGAAAAAGGTCATAACTAAAATAGAGATTCAAAAAAAAGATAAAAACAGAGTAAATGTGTTTTTAAATGAGGAATTTGCTTTTGCATGTAGTACAGAGCTAATTTATTGTCATAGGCTTGAAAAAGGTAGAGAAATAGATGTAAATGTACTAAAAGAGATAATAGAAGAAGACAATTATATAAAAGCTAAAAATTCTGCTTTAAGATTTATAGAAAAAAATTATAAAACAGAAAATGAAGTTTTTGCAAAACTTACTAAGTTGGAGTATAATAGTAAAACTTCTTCTAGAGTTATTAAATTTTTAAAGGAATATGGTTTTGTAGATGATATAAGATACACTGACATGTTTATAAGAGAAAAAATTAAATCTTGGGGAAAAAGTAAAATAGAATATATGCTTATAAAAAAAGGAATTCCCCAGGAAATAATAAATGAAGCTTTAGATAAAGTAACATATGATTCTCAATTAGAAATTGCTGAAAAATTAGGAGAAAAGAAGTATTATATTATTATAAAGAGTGAAAAGGATGAGAAAAAAATTTATAATAAAATATCAAATTATCTTTTATCTAAAGGGTATGATTATAGTATAATAAATAGTGTTTTAAAGAAGATTATTCAGCTTTATGAAGTGACTAAATCACAAAATAAAGAATTAACTCAAAAATATGATATAGATGATATAGATGAATTAAGGAATACTGCAATGAAAAGATACAATATAATAATAAAATCTGAAAAAGATAATGTTAAAATATATAGAAAATTAGGGCAGTATCTACTTCGAAGAGGATATCAATGGGAAGAAATTAAAAGAGTACTTAAGGAACTTATAGAAGACTAA
- a CDS encoding transglutaminase-like domain-containing protein, whose protein sequence is MNKNPVDAALILVFLYPLLKGFLLKFSSKNMKSDIEEIGGYISFIIGVILGTYFTKKIFMIHQDEVYAKIYNNIPEQVISALESKPILIYVLVMPIIIFLIYKIIQIVIDLINSITLYPLLDGIEDLLKGKSGFVKRIIGLLFQLPKGICYIILLALVLNVLAIIGVNDAYNGKLNESKVYGHICKNIINPITNSKLAKKIPNVINDSFKIVIKNSEDQPGNEAGKTIVYYNGITLSEGIKSNEEIDSFSRELVKNKKTSKEKAKIIYNWVGQNIEYDYDKVDKILDNDFTIKSGAINTFNTKKGICFDYSCLYSAMCKANNIKVRIVTGEGFNGSNWVSHAWNEVYISEENRWINVDTTFYKGGNYFDSSIFKLDHKNTKVAG, encoded by the coding sequence ATGAATAAAAATCCAGTAGATGCGGCTTTAATATTAGTATTTTTATATCCATTATTAAAAGGATTCCTATTAAAATTTTCTTCGAAAAATATGAAGAGTGATATAGAAGAAATAGGAGGATATATTTCTTTTATAATAGGAGTAATTTTGGGTACTTATTTTACTAAAAAAATATTTATGATTCATCAAGATGAAGTATATGCTAAAATATATAACAATATCCCAGAACAGGTTATTTCTGCATTAGAAAGTAAACCGATCTTAATTTATGTTTTAGTTATGCCTATTATAATATTTTTAATTTATAAGATTATTCAAATAGTAATTGATCTTATAAATAGTATAACTTTATATCCATTATTAGATGGTATAGAAGATTTACTAAAAGGAAAAAGTGGCTTCGTTAAAAGGATTATAGGTTTATTATTCCAACTTCCTAAAGGTATATGTTATATAATTCTTTTAGCTTTAGTTTTAAATGTACTTGCTATAATAGGTGTTAATGATGCATATAATGGTAAACTTAATGAGTCGAAAGTATATGGTCACATATGTAAGAACATTATAAACCCAATAACAAATTCTAAACTTGCTAAAAAGATTCCTAATGTAATAAACGACTCTTTTAAAATAGTTATAAAGAATTCTGAAGACCAACCTGGAAACGAGGCTGGAAAAACTATTGTTTATTATAATGGTATAACTTTGTCTGAAGGTATAAAATCTAATGAGGAAATAGATAGCTTTTCTAGAGAACTTGTTAAAAATAAAAAAACATCAAAAGAAAAGGCAAAAATTATATATAACTGGGTAGGGCAAAATATAGAATATGATTATGATAAAGTGGACAAGATTTTGGATAATGATTTTACTATAAAATCAGGTGCTATAAATACATTCAATACAAAAAAAGGGATTTGTTTCGACTATTCATGTCTTTATTCAGCTATGTGCAAAGCCAATAATATAAAAGTAAGAATTGTGACTGGAGAAGGATTTAATGGATCAAATTGGGTCAGCCACGCTTGGAATGAGGTATATATAAGTGAGGAAAATAGATGGATAAATGTGGATACCACTTTTTATAAGGGTGGAAATTACTTTGACAGTTCTATTTTTAAGCTTGACCATAAAAATACAAAGGTAGCTGGATAA
- a CDS encoding sensor histidine kinase encodes MVIEKFASKVFVSFLEAIPILLMYLKIVQKEYYLKKHKGRMILFVIMHAVFASWAFISFPKGEHTIAIIGSLIIVLSILTSTLLKHSIIAVLISIIYILSIELVCISIFSMCVGENSILLLNNIKADIIFSIVLNFIRLGVLAIIYKVNITFIKLNSRDEEDTITSYWILGIAIMLVYISSMNIIISNKVNIVLYQVILIFMFMFFVIIGVIDYKKRIDLNKIRNKFELKKEYANNLESIIDIIRREKHDFANHINTIYAMCVLNKPNTLEHIKEYLQRTTNNLESSYKFFDTGNNYIDGLIAMKSNYALENDIYLDVEFDESLEVVRVEDNDLVGIISNILDNAFQAFNQGNHEGKKIVSTYGYVEDNKYYLCIANNGPMIPEESAKKIFEKGFSTKKNQKKDHGFGLYIVRNLVRKNGGDISLISSLKETEFLIEFKLKEEYCRKDLSENLK; translated from the coding sequence ATGGTGATAGAGAAATTTGCAAGTAAAGTTTTTGTTTCATTTTTAGAAGCGATACCGATTCTATTAATGTACTTAAAGATTGTTCAAAAGGAATATTATTTAAAGAAACATAAAGGAAGAATGATATTATTTGTAATAATGCACGCTGTTTTTGCTTCATGGGCATTTATTAGTTTTCCTAAAGGTGAGCATACTATTGCAATAATTGGATCTTTAATAATAGTATTATCTATATTGACTTCTACATTGTTAAAACATTCTATTATAGCTGTATTAATATCAATAATATACATATTAAGTATTGAATTAGTCTGTATTTCTATTTTTTCTATGTGTGTTGGGGAAAATAGTATATTACTATTAAATAATATTAAAGCAGATATTATTTTTTCTATAGTATTGAATTTTATAAGATTAGGAGTTTTAGCAATTATTTATAAAGTCAATATAACCTTTATAAAATTAAATTCAAGAGATGAAGAAGATACTATAACTTCTTATTGGATTCTCGGTATTGCTATTATGTTAGTTTATATCTCAAGTATGAATATTATTATTAGTAACAAAGTAAATATTGTATTATATCAAGTTATTTTAATTTTTATGTTTATGTTTTTTGTTATTATAGGAGTTATAGATTATAAAAAGAGAATAGATCTAAATAAAATAAGAAATAAGTTTGAATTAAAAAAGGAGTATGCTAATAACCTTGAAAGTATTATAGATATTATAAGAAGAGAAAAGCATGATTTTGCAAACCATATAAATACAATTTATGCTATGTGTGTGCTAAATAAACCTAATACTCTTGAGCATATAAAAGAGTACCTGCAAAGAACTACTAATAATTTAGAATCATCGTATAAGTTTTTTGATACTGGAAATAACTACATAGATGGATTGATTGCTATGAAAAGTAATTATGCTCTAGAAAATGACATCTACTTAGACGTGGAATTTGATGAGTCTTTAGAAGTGGTACGTGTTGAGGACAATGATTTAGTAGGGATTATAAGTAACATTTTAGATAATGCATTTCAAGCATTTAATCAAGGAAACCATGAAGGAAAAAAGATAGTATCTACATATGGATATGTTGAAGATAATAAGTATTATCTATGCATAGCCAACAATGGGCCAATGATTCCTGAGGAATCGGCAAAGAAAATATTTGAAAAAGGTTTTTCTACTAAAAAGAATCAGAAAAAAGATCATGGGTTTGGATTATATATTGTTAGGAACCTTGTAAGAAAAAATGGAGGGGACATATCTTTAATAAGTTCTTTAAAAGAGACTGAATTCTTAATTGAATTTAAGTTAAAAGAGGAATATTGTAGAAAAGATCTTAGCGAAAACCTTAAATAA
- a CDS encoding tetratricopeptide repeat protein, with product MSYFEKANNLYNDKEYKKAIDIYKKAIAIKENETASLYNTAVCFIKLQDYDNAIPLLKEALKSKADSRYFFNLGYCHAMLKNTKKALIYFNTAWALDNNDYECEKAINLIIKNLK from the coding sequence ATGAGTTACTTTGAAAAAGCAAATAATCTATATAATGATAAAGAATATAAAAAAGCTATAGATATCTATAAAAAAGCTATTGCCATTAAAGAAAATGAAACTGCATCTTTATATAATACTGCTGTATGCTTTATTAAGTTGCAAGATTATGATAATGCTATTCCCCTTTTAAAAGAAGCTTTAAAAAGTAAAGCGGACAGCAGGTACTTTTTTAATTTAGGCTATTGTCATGCTATGTTAAAAAATACAAAGAAAGCCCTAATATACTTTAATACAGCTTGGGCTTTAGATAATAATGATTATGAGTGTGAAAAAGCTATAAACTTAATAATTAAAAACCTTAAATAA
- a CDS encoding ABC transporter permease produces the protein MIKNSLEHENFIKKIKKEKKKVVITRLLILIAFFVFWEIAGDTGLIDPFLTSTPSRMWKSLLKIYSEGTLFKHIVITCFETILGFLLGTVLGTIIAILLWWSEFASKVLDPYLVVLNALPKVALAPIIIFWVGNGIGAIIIIALLISIVVTIINILNGFKEVDEDKIKLLTTFGANKRQILNYLIIPASIPTIISSLKINVGLSWVGVIMGEFLVAKEGLGFLIIFGGQVSELDMVMMSIIILSILAFLMYALVAYLEKRLIKHTSHN, from the coding sequence ATGATTAAAAATAGTTTAGAACACGAAAATTTTATAAAAAAAATAAAAAAAGAAAAGAAAAAAGTTGTAATCACTAGACTACTTATTCTTATAGCCTTCTTTGTTTTTTGGGAGATAGCTGGTGACACAGGTCTAATAGACCCTTTTCTTACTAGTACTCCCTCTAGAATGTGGAAAAGCCTTTTAAAAATATATAGTGAAGGAACCTTATTTAAGCATATTGTAATAACTTGCTTTGAAACCATATTAGGATTTTTGCTTGGTACAGTATTAGGAACTATAATAGCTATACTTTTGTGGTGGTCTGAATTTGCCTCAAAAGTACTTGATCCATACCTTGTTGTTTTAAACGCATTACCAAAAGTAGCTCTAGCCCCTATTATAATTTTCTGGGTTGGTAATGGTATAGGAGCTATAATTATAATTGCACTTTTAATATCTATAGTTGTAACAATAATAAATATTCTTAATGGTTTTAAAGAAGTAGATGAAGATAAAATCAAGCTTCTTACAACTTTCGGAGCTAACAAAAGGCAAATTTTAAATTATCTTATAATACCAGCTTCTATCCCTACAATAATATCATCTTTAAAAATAAATGTAGGACTTTCCTGGGTAGGGGTTATAATGGGAGAATTTCTAGTTGCTAAAGAAGGTCTTGGCTTCTTAATTATATTTGGAGGTCAAGTATCGGAATTAGATATGGTTATGATGAGCATTATAATACTATCAATTTTAGCCTTTTTAATGTATGCATTAGTTGCTTACCTAGAAAAACGTTTAATTAAGCATACTTCTCATAATTAA
- a CDS encoding ABC transporter ATP-binding protein, with amino-acid sequence MNELTVSHINMNYHTLKSETEALKDISFTVKQGEYISIVGPSGCGKSTVLNIIAGLLIPSTGNVLVDGKNIDNSSLIIGYMFQKDQLFEWLTVWNNVLLGLKIQHKINDDNINKVTKLLHDYNLWDFKNYYPKQLSGGMRQRVALIRTLALNPDILLLDEPFSALDYQSRLNASDEIYKIIKRENKTAIMVTHDIAEAISMSNRVLILSKRPAVIKKEVQLTFNGEYNSPLKCREAPEFRLYFNTIWEELDMND; translated from the coding sequence ATGAATGAATTAACAGTATCCCATATTAATATGAACTACCACACACTTAAAAGTGAAACTGAAGCTTTAAAAGACATTTCTTTTACAGTAAAACAAGGAGAATATATAAGTATAGTAGGTCCATCTGGTTGCGGAAAATCTACAGTTTTGAATATAATAGCTGGGCTTTTAATCCCCTCTACAGGTAATGTGCTTGTAGATGGTAAAAATATAGACAACTCTTCTTTAATAATAGGATATATGTTTCAAAAGGATCAATTGTTTGAATGGCTTACTGTATGGAACAATGTACTTTTAGGTTTAAAAATCCAACATAAGATAAATGATGACAATATTAATAAAGTAACTAAGCTGTTACATGATTATAATCTTTGGGATTTTAAAAATTATTACCCAAAACAACTTTCAGGAGGTATGAGACAAAGAGTTGCATTAATAAGAACTTTAGCATTAAACCCTGATATTTTACTTCTTGACGAACCTTTTTCAGCCTTAGATTATCAAAGTAGATTAAATGCAAGTGATGAAATATATAAAATAATAAAACGTGAAAATAAAACTGCTATAATGGTTACACATGACATAGCAGAGGCTATATCTATGTCTAATAGAGTACTAATTTTATCAAAGCGTCCAGCTGTAATAAAAAAAGAAGTACAACTAACCTTTAATGGAGAATATAACTCCCCATTAAAGTGTAGAGAAGCTCCTGAATTCAGACTATATTTTAATACAATTTGGGAGGAGTTAGATATGAATGATTAA